Genomic segment of Colletotrichum destructivum chromosome 5, complete sequence:
aaaataaaaaaagacAATTTTAGGAAGGGGAGGACTCGTACTCCTGACCAAGGAATTCCTTGAAGTATGCGATCGTGTTGCTGGGATTCCGGATGAGGAAGCTCTTGGCCTGGGCGCCATAGTACTCGTCTCCATCGACGTAGGAGAGGATGGTGGGAATTTGACGGTCTGGCAAGAATCCGCATATCGTCAGCGCTGCATCCTACTACGCCACCCTGTATAACATCCATTAGAAAGACTCACCTCCGTCCTCGTTGGCGATaacctcggccttctcgtccacGGTGTAGGCGATGGAGCTGTTGGAGTTGCCAAAGGTGATACCAATGACGGTGCGGTCGCCCGGCGTGGGCCGCGAGTCACCGTTCGCAGCCATGTCTAAAGGTCGCAAAGAAAGATATTGGAAAACAGTGCGTCCGAATGTCTGTTCGGAAGGAGGGGCGAGAGCAACTACGAGCGTTTGGCTTTATGCTTGACTTTGGGGGGCTCCTGTCAAGATCTCGGGAGGGAGGTGTGTTTTCAATGGTGGTGGTTGATGGTGGGGGTTCAAACCGTGCCAAAATTTTGGGCAAGGGAAAAAAATTCCTAGTCGCTCTATCGCCCAGTGGGACGCTCCCATTTTCCCACTCTCTCTTCGCACACCCCGAGCCGTGTCCCAATCAAATCCAATTCGCCAGAACAATGTGGGTGCCCCGCTAAAGCTTTCAACTTCTTGCTGCAAGGCTGACTGAAATAACTTAATTAATAGCAAGCGGGCGCGCAGAAGGCGAGAAAACAGTAATAGATTCGGCCTGATCCGGACGATTTCAGTTCAACATCACATCGTCCACGCATCAAACTCCCACCATGTCTACCGCCGGTTCTTTTGTGCTCCCCGGTGACGAGATCGACGCGTCCCTGATTCCGTCACATCAGAAACTTCCGCTGCGACTCGGTCCCGGCCTTCGACATGTTCCTCCCAGACAAATAGTGCCCACCATCGCCGGCAAGCTGGTCTCCGACCGCAAGAAGAACTCGATATGGGTTGAGCAAACGAGTGGACGGGTGAGCCAGAAAATCCATCGGATGGTCCAACCTTGCTTCGCATTTGCTAATGAGGAAAACAGTACATCCCCGCCGCTggcgacctcgtcatcggtACCATCCagcgcaccgccgccgaactCTACTACGTCCTTCTGGCTGATTACTCGACACCTGCGACCCTGCCCCAACTCGCCTTCGAAATGGCAACGAAGAAGTCCCGCCCTCAGCTGGCctccggcgccctcgtctACGCCCGTGTAACGCTCGCGAACAAGCACATGGACCCCGAGCTCGAGTGCGTCTATCAGTCCACCGGAAAGGCCGACGGCCTGGGTCCTCTGGTTGGCGGCATGCTCTTCGACATATCTCTCGGCATGGCGCGCCGCTTGCTCAAGCCCAAGACGACAGATCTCGTCGTGTTAGAGGAGCTGGGTGCCACGGGTGCGGCCTTCGAGACAGCCGTGGGCCGGAACGGCAAGATCTGGGTCAACAGCGAGAGCGTCAAGATCATCATTGCGGTGGGAAGGGCCATCCAGGAGACCGACGAGCATGGTCTCACAGCCGAACAACAGAAGAAGCTCGTACGGTCCTTAATTCAAGACCTGAGTTAAATTCCATGCCTACGCCCCCTCGTGATGCTTTTTTGCCTTGTTCTACAGTGTTGACCCTGGCCAGTCCTCGGACCTCCGAACGCCCATTTGCTGCCATGGCTGCTTCCTAAAGTATAAAAAGAACGAATGTACCCGTTTTGCCTCCAATTTCCCCGTCCCTGGAGGCAAACATGCTGTATATAACACAATTGCTGGATGGCAAAAGGGAGTGATGCCCCTGAGCATCGCTGTCGATTGTCCTTCTCCCTCACCTCTCCTGAATCTCTCGTCGTTGTCCTGCTTCCCGTTCGCTGACGAGCTCTGGTGGAGGTGGCTTGCAAGTCACTAGTCTGTCATTCTTAACAGACCACTTCCCAAGCGCCTTCCGGTTTCCTGGCTCGTTGGCTCCGCCACTTCATTGAAAAGTATCTCGTCGTATTTCCCATTGAGCTGGTTACGCGGTTATTGCGTACAGCCAAGCTGTCCACATCTCACGTTCCTCCCATCGCTTCATCTACAATGTCGGGTTCTGGGTCACACACTGGCGTAACCTGATGTATGTTCATCATGTGACGTCGCCAGTTGTCCTTTCGCGGGAAGGACTTGCCCCCGGCTTTGGAATAGGGGCAGGTGCTGACAGTGCAGTGGaacttcttcgtcttcctgTGTTTGTCGTTTATATGGCGATCCAGGTGCGTTTTTGTACCAAACCTCTTGCCGCAGTTTGGATGACTGCACTCATGAGGTCTCTCATGGTATCTCTTATGGTGACTATGGCTGTTAGGCTTGAAAAACAACCTAGCGATGGAGCTCAACCTACTTGAGTTTATGAACTTGGTCAAAGAATCTGCCGCATTCGTCACAGATGAACGTTCGAGGGGAAGGTTGCAGTCCCGGGTAAGGCGATGTGCTGTTACGAATGTCTGAGCTGCCTTCTGATCTTGGAGACGGGCTGCTGTCGATTTGTGTGTTTGGAGTGCTCTGATTTGATGGTCCAGAACTGGCGTGACccagcatcggcggcgagtgTTCGGACGGATCCGTCATCTCCCCGTCGAGATAGTGTTGGTTGTGTTGGTTGTGACCAGGCATGAGGTGGGTAGTGTCAACGGGGCGAGCAGCGTCGTCCATCCGATGATCATTGGCAATAGTATTCGCGCTGTTCCACCCGTTCTTTTGGGCATGTGGGTTCTCGTATAATCCTGGTAATTCAATCGACTCCTGTTGCTTCTCTGACGGGaatggctgctgctgctgctgctgctgctgctcggaGAATTGCTCTGTAGGAGATTGGGGCGTAGGAGCTTGCGACGGCTGCGGTGGTTCTGAGGCCGGCTTGGTAATAATAGCGGTTGGTCTGGGTGGCGAATTGGCCATTTGATATAGTTGCTGATTGGTGTGCCAGTGATGCTCTGTCGGGTTTGACGGTGCCATTATATCCATAGGGTTCACGGTTCCCGGTGCGGCTACAATGGGGGGCAATATGGGAGGCGACTCAGTGTGTTTGGCGCTTCTTTTCGCCTCAAGCTCTTGAGCGTGATCAACTTCACCCGGCTCCGACATAGGACTAACAGGCAGGTGGATAGGCGAGGCCAGTTGACGAGCTGACACGGCCGCGGAAACTGGCCCACGGAATGACGCGCCAGTGACTTCGATAGGAGACTCTGACAGTGTTTCGCTCACAACGGGCTGCGAGGGCTGCGAGGGCTGTATTGACTGACCCTTCGAGCGGGTAGAAGGGGAATCCTTGGTGCTCATGCGGCGCATCAGATTTGTCAGGTTCAGCTTCAGTGAGCTTCCCTGCGAACCGGACCGCGCTGGAGGCAGCGCTCTGGTCAAAGGTTCATCGGTGGGAGGAGGTGTGACCATGCCAAAGGCCTCGGAAGGAATAGTCGGGCTGTAGTAGGTTGCGCTGTGGCCATGATTGGCATCAGCATAGTCCATTCCGTCAGCCCGAGTGGCAACCAGCTCAAGATTAGCAGGCGTCCATGGATAGGATGCCTCGCTCTTCCAAGTAGGGGCGCGTCCGAAGGAATACTCGGTGGTGCCGCGTCTTGTCATCACACTCGGTTGGGTGCTGTCGCCGGTGAAGCCGCGCTGGTGATGGTTGGCCAACTCATCGCTCGGAGGGCGATCGACGCCGTTATGAGACGATAAAGTCGTGTCCCTGGTAGATTCTCTTTCCGTGCCTCGCAAGGTGTCGGTCTTATGGCCTAACGAATCTTTCGATGACAGACGACTATGGGCCTCGGGTccgggcgccggcgcctgTCCCGGAGGACCAATCGGTCCGGAGACGAAGGCCGTCTCCGTGTCGAGACGTTGGGACAATCCATGTTTCCTGGCTCGTCTACGCCGGATGATGAAGGGATAGGCGCAAACTACGGCGAGAAAGACGGCAACAATGACTCCAACAACGACGCCAGCGATCCCCCCTCCAGATAATGCCGCCGAACGGGGCTCTAGTGTCGCGCGGTTGGAGAGAAACACCATCTCCTGTCTTGGCTCCAGTCGGCCCATGTCAGTCGAAGGGTCTAAGAAGGATGATGGACTGTCGTCAGTGTCGCCAAGGTCTGATTGGGTAGTAATACCCTCAGACGAGGCTGCGGGAGGGGCCATTCTCGGCACCGCGCGTCAGCACTCGCTGCACCACATGAACCGCCCAAAGACCTAAGACACTCtcagatgacgacgacgctaGCGGTGCGAAACGGGAAGACGAGCAAAGGGCGCTGCCTCGTCTGCGGACTGCGATATATCCGGAAGGGACCTACTGAGATGTTGGGTGTGGGTGGATGAGCGGTCGCCGTGATGGCGATGAGCCCACGAGAGAGGAAGCAGCGGGTGAAGTGCAGTTGGAAGTTAGCACAGTTACGGGGGCAGTTGGATTATTAGGCCAGCGCAGGCAGGTGATTCAGCCTCACCAGACCGGTGCGCTCAGCAGGCGGGCGAGCGTTGTACGGGGGAAGTTGGAGTGGATCAAAGGTTGGACTGGGTTGCCTCCCGCCTCCACGTTCACCTGCAGATTAGGGGAGTACATTGGCGTCCCTATGGCTCACACGACCGGAACGCAGGGGGCCGCCAGTTAAGGCTATGAAAATGCCGGCAAAGGAGGGCAAAGATTGGCCATGCGCAAGGTATCTCGCTATCGACCCAATGCTCCATAATTACGCCGGAATGGCGAGTCTCGGCCAATCGCGTTCTCGGACTGCCTCACTGCCCCGCCACATGGTCTCTCCACGACCCCTGGAAAGTGAAGAAGGGTTGGGCCCGCTGCATTTCCTGTTTGAGTGGTCCGTATTGGTGCCACCCGTCCACTGCCCTGATTCCCTATTCCCGCAGCCGGCGAGGGGAAACACATCCTTTTGCTGGGTCCCAGACGACGCTGTTGAATGGGAAAATTCGAGAAATCCTTGGTCGGTGGGGTAGATCTCCATCGCCGTTAGGAACCTTCAGGTCGGCAAGGGACGCCAGCGGAGATGATCTCAATCCGTCAAACCGACATGCCGACACGACAATCCGCAGTCCGCAGTCCACACACAAATCGCTCACATTAAATATCGCCTCCTAGCACTGCCAGGTTTCACCTTATCTCGCTCTCTCGCCCCCTCTCCATTTCTATCTCTCTATTTTATGCTCTGCCCCTTTCAGAACCAGAGGCTAGCACAAGTTGTGCCCGCAGCGGCATCGGGCGGCACAAGATGCATATTATCAACTGCACTGCTTCCAGGCTTGCTCCAAAGCCGAGTTGACATGCCGCGTCCGGACGCACAGTTTGTGGCAGTGACAGCGTCATCCTGGTTCGAAGCTGGAACTTGCACACCTGGCGGGGAAATACTGCAAGGCTTCCAGGGACTTGCTCGTGAATGGATGCAGCGAGGTGGCTGCCCTACCCCTGTCTTAGTGGACCCTGCCTGTTCGAATTGGTTCTTAGTTTGGGACAAGGTCTCGCTAAAATAGCCACAAGACCCGGCCCAGCGGTAGGCTTTGGCCGACGATGGAATGGACGACGCATCAACACGTGAACATAACCAACGACATCTTGTATAGCAAGGGTGGTCGACATCTGGTAGTGATGCTTGGCATTCGGCTACTGTGCATCTCGAGTCCTTCCAtcccttttttccccttgcTCTAGATTCCAAAGTCGATCCCAATGATATAAGCAGACTCTGCTTCGCCGAGGCAAGGAACCGATGTCGAAATTGGCAACCTCGGGAAAACCCCACACCACTCCACCTTGTCGACGTTCTCCAAAGTCCAAACAATGACAAACAACAAAGGCGTGATGGCTCGAGACAGTGACGAGCCGGCTGACACTGTTTAGCGCACAATACTATCCCGAGAATATTGGGATGACATTTACAACGGATGCGGGTTTCCTATAGAACATGAAGTATTGTCATGTCTTGAATCGTCTGCGGCCTCTGTTCTTTTTGCCATCGTTTCCATCACCGTCTGCTCTAATAATCATTACATTGACCGTCGAGTTTACAGCCTGGAACTCTATGTAAGTAGAAGGTTGTCCGGCGAAGATGTGATCGTTTTAAAAGCATATATCAGTTCTGTAACACATTAGCGTATTGGGCGTTTGGGAGTGTCGTCCTGAGATTGATGGGTACCCATGCTATCTAACATCTTAGGTGTCTAGAGCTTTTTCTTATGCGGTCTCTACTACCTGTATGGTTTTGAATTTTCGTGATACCTCCActgagaaagaaaagagacaGTTTCTTCCTCAGGTTCAACGACTTCTCCATCAGGTGTATTGATGAGTTGCTCTTTCCTCTTTCTGCCCCTGCCTTCTTTTGTCGATTTGAGAAATACGCCTGCCTCAACTATTCCGGCAAGATCTGCCTATAGTTTGTTGATATAAATAACAGGCAGGCAACTTGTTTGAATCTTCTATTAAAACACGCTGCAGCAATTCGGCTTATTCGTGGATGCCTGGAAATTAAAATTGCAGAAAACAAAACTAAAAACCACATTTAGAGGCATTCGACCTCTACCTGACGATCTCCTCTTCCTGCGCCCTATTGCCTATTGCCTATTTCACTTCTCTCTTTCTATCTTCCGCTAGTTGCCTGATCATCCTCACTTAAATAATTGCTTGTTAGAAGGACTAGAACCAAGGCTTTcctattctcttcctccccccccccccccccccccccccccctttttttttgtcaCGAAACACCAGACTAACTCTTAACTCTTGCAACATTGGATTTACAATCTGACCGTCTGTTTTCCTGGAAAGAGGGTGAATCACTAGGTACCGAcctgcctaggtaggcaCTGAGCCGCAATCTCCCGGTAAAAGAGGCAGGCGCGTCACCTTTTTGCACCTTCCTCCTGTCTCAGGCCCTGCTCTGATACCAttttcccccctcttgcCCAAACGAAAATTCGCTCACACACAATCTTCTGTCCATTGGCCTCTCCTCATTCACACTTTTCATAACGAACTCGGATCAGCTACCATATTTTCTGTCGAGGCTGTCTTTCCACCTTACAAGTTACCCGCCCCGCTCTCCCTACTACACATCGACGGTTCTAGCAGCAGGAACAGCTGTAACTCCCGCAGGCAGGCATTTCAGCAACGTAGTACTTCTTCTGCTGTCTTTGTCACTATGTTCAGTGCTGACAATACACAGATAGATGCTTCTTTCCAGCTGGAATGTGGGCTACGGGCCTATCGACGAAAGCCCGATCATGGAAACTAGCCAGCCCGTCCCATGCGTTCTGTCATTCAACATTATGGCAGAGGATAACACGGGAATTGACGATGACAAGCGTGGATTGCCTGATCTACAGCAGCCTGTAAGATGTTTTCCTTTCGTCTGTTGCTGATACATTAAATTTGACATGCTATACAGCAGTTGTCTGATCGGGGGTGCGGTTTTCGAATGGTCCATTCGTTTCAGAGCAAGCAAGAATTTGCGCGCGTCCATGGCGATGGCACCAAAGTCGAGATGATCAACGAAGCTTTCGCGATGGATCAATTCAACAATACGACCCGCACAAGATACGCCTGGGTTGTCGCACCTATCCCGGGTCCATATTCGCTTATCTCTTCTGATCTCCAAAAGCAATGGATCGTTCTGGTCGAACTGCCAAGCACGCCAGAGCGATTTTTCCCTGCCGAGGGAGACACATGCAAAATTGCCTTCCTACAGGACTTCGAGTTTGATGGCATTCCTTACAACCAAGGCATGCTCGCGGCTGAGCGAGTCTCGAATCCATATGACGACATGCTCGACAGACACCCATACTCCTCTCATGCGGTCTTCACTGTTACTACGGAGTACTTCGCCCATCCTGTCACCAAAGAGCGATTTCACCCGCTGGCTTCGATCGAGATTGCCCAGCCTATCGACGTCAGTCACCCGCCCACCCCATTGACCTTGCGCAATGCAGTCGTCTGCAAACTCCAAGTCCAATCAAACACAGTAACATACGAAGCTGAGTTGTTGGCGTTGTCTGTCTTGACGGAACCAAAGAAGGAGTCGAACGTGCTGCCGGAAGCAACTATTGGAACCTTTGAGTACCTGCTGGACTTCCGAAAAGAGCCCACTTTCAGAGTCGACCTTTTCGAAAAGCTGCCGCACATGAACCAGCCAAACAAGCACCCGAACGCCTTCTTACAGGCAGTATACAATCGACTGGATCACGATCACAAACACGTTTACGAACAGCTTCGACAGATCCCGGCTGGTCTTGCCCTGATTCTCGGCTGCCCGGGGGCTGGAAAGACGTCGTTGAATACATTCATCGCTGCAATGGCGATGTCCCAGCCTGTCATGAAGCCTCAGGGAGATGGAAAACAAAAGCGCCAGCCAGTCAAGATTCTCTACCTGCTGGACGTGAACTATCCGTGTGACGATGCTGCCAGCAGGGTACACCACTTGTTGAAAGATGCCGGCATCAACAAGTCGG
This window contains:
- a CDS encoding Putative Zinc finger C2H2-type, producing the protein MAPPAASSEGITTQSDLGDTDDSPSSFLDPSTDMGRLEPRQEMVFLSNRATLEPRSAALSGGGIAGVVVGVIVAVFLAVVCAYPFIIRRRRARKHGLSQRLDTETAFVSGPIGPPGQAPAPGPEAHSRLSSKDSLGHKTDTLRGTERESTRDTTLSSHNGVDRPPSDELANHHQRGFTGDSTQPSVMTRRGTTEYSFGRAPTWKSEASYPWTPANLELVATRADGMDYADANHGHSATYYSPTIPSEAFGMVTPPPTDEPLTRALPPARSGSQGSSLKLNLTNLMRRMSTKDSPSTRSKGQSIQPSQPSQPVVSETLSESPIEVTGASFRGPVSAAVSARQLASPIHLPVSPMSEPGEVDHAQELEAKRSAKHTESPPILPPIVAAPGTVNPMDIMAPSNPTEHHWHTNQQLYQMANSPPRPTAIITKPASEPPQPSQAPTPQSPTEQFSEQQQQQQQQPFPSEKQQESIELPGLYENPHAQKNGWNSANTIANDHRMDDAARPVDTTHLMPGHNQHNQHYLDGEMTDPSEHSPPMLGHASSGPSNQSTPNTQIDSSPSPRSEGSSDIRNSTSPYPGLQPSPRTFICDECGRFFDQVHKLNHHKRYHERPHECSHPNCGKRFGTKTHLDRHINDKHRKTKKFHCTVSTCPYSKAGGKSFPRKDNWRRHMMNIHQVTPVCDPEPDIVDEAMGGT
- a CDS encoding Putative exosome complex RNA-binding protein 1/RRP40/RRP4 → MSTAGSFVLPGDEIDASLIPSHQKLPLRLGPGLRHVPPRQIVPTIAGKLVSDRKKNSIWVEQTSGRYIPAAGDLVIGTIQRTAAELYYVLLADYSTPATLPQLAFEMATKKSRPQLASGALVYARVTLANKHMDPELECVYQSTGKADGLGPLVGGMLFDISLGMARRLLKPKTTDLVVLEELGATGAAFETAVGRNGKIWVNSESVKIIIAVGRAIQETDEHGLTAEQQKKLVRSLIQDLS